A single Brevundimonas sp. SL130 DNA region contains:
- a CDS encoding class I SAM-dependent methyltransferase yields MGQAGQIDEAQTWLAEAEQRLAEGDLHGAFAAYKACLKATPDFPPGLAGMGLFLAEYGDPGTAAQVLSEAVALGGETLALQVAPAFSRLLEGLKPRTWSATLGRDLQTCLSAPTVDPQSLSRVTAEALLLKQPVFDGGVETLEAMGRDPLWLAFLSRCVNVSAPMETRLNAVRAALVEALAGDGGEPTPALGALTAALAISGFASEYAAPVRAASGMAAVLFRPPTSSEASVLGEGDSQALLIRGAVEEPVRERALAKTVAALTPEGADAVSEAVRDQYEANPYPRWSAPPAPRPRPLAEAVTALPGLDRRAFGGKAESVLVAGCGTGFEPIDMARMDPSLAITAMDLSRASLAHGLRVAQDLGLSGVRFAQGDILALDQVQARFDVVTSTGVIHHMARPEAGLARLAGVLRPGGVVRLGLYSERARAVVRMAHDLIRARGWTPVEADIRAFRAHVLALPDGEPLATLKDSADFYSLSGCRDLVFHVQEHRYTPPQLGELIAGAGLRLVGFEASPEARAAFAGAFGRADPLDLGLWDQLEARRPDLFAGMYHLWAQKPG; encoded by the coding sequence ATGGGGCAGGCAGGACAGATCGATGAGGCGCAGACTTGGCTCGCCGAGGCGGAGCAGCGCCTGGCGGAGGGGGACCTGCACGGCGCCTTTGCGGCCTACAAGGCCTGCCTGAAAGCAACACCGGACTTCCCGCCGGGATTGGCGGGGATGGGGCTGTTCCTCGCCGAGTATGGCGATCCGGGCACAGCGGCCCAGGTGTTGAGCGAAGCGGTTGCGTTGGGCGGCGAGACCTTGGCGCTTCAGGTCGCTCCGGCCTTCTCTCGACTGCTGGAGGGGCTGAAACCCAGAACCTGGAGCGCCACGCTGGGGCGAGATCTGCAGACTTGTCTGAGTGCGCCGACCGTCGATCCGCAAAGCCTGTCGCGCGTGACGGCAGAGGCCCTGCTGCTCAAACAGCCCGTTTTCGATGGCGGCGTGGAGACGCTGGAGGCCATGGGACGCGATCCGTTGTGGCTGGCCTTCCTGTCGCGGTGTGTCAACGTCAGCGCACCGATGGAGACGCGGCTGAACGCGGTGCGCGCCGCCCTGGTCGAAGCCCTGGCCGGCGACGGCGGGGAGCCGACGCCCGCCCTCGGCGCCTTGACCGCCGCCTTGGCGATCAGCGGGTTTGCGTCGGAATATGCGGCGCCGGTTCGAGCCGCGAGCGGCATGGCTGCGGTTCTGTTTCGGCCGCCGACTTCGTCGGAGGCGTCCGTTTTGGGCGAGGGCGATAGTCAGGCCTTGCTGATCCGCGGTGCGGTCGAGGAGCCGGTGCGGGAACGCGCTCTGGCGAAGACCGTCGCGGCCCTGACGCCCGAGGGCGCCGACGCTGTATCCGAAGCCGTTCGCGATCAGTACGAAGCCAACCCCTATCCGCGCTGGTCGGCGCCGCCCGCACCGCGACCCCGACCGCTGGCCGAGGCGGTAACAGCGCTGCCGGGACTGGATCGCCGAGCGTTCGGCGGCAAGGCGGAGTCTGTCCTGGTCGCGGGGTGCGGCACGGGGTTCGAGCCGATCGACATGGCGCGGATGGACCCGTCGCTGGCGATCACCGCCATGGACCTGAGCCGCGCCAGCCTGGCCCACGGTCTGCGGGTGGCGCAAGACCTGGGGCTGAGCGGGGTGCGGTTCGCCCAGGGCGACATACTGGCCTTGGACCAGGTTCAGGCGCGGTTCGACGTCGTCACCAGCACGGGCGTGATCCATCACATGGCGCGGCCTGAGGCGGGTCTGGCGCGGCTGGCGGGCGTTCTGCGGCCGGGCGGCGTGGTGCGGTTGGGACTGTACAGCGAGCGGGCGCGGGCGGTGGTGCGGATGGCGCACGACCTGATCCGGGCGCGGGGCTGGACGCCGGTGGAGGCGGACATTCGGGCGTTTCGCGCCCATGTTCTGGCCCTGCCGGATGGCGAGCCCTTGGCGACGCTGAAGGACAGCGCGGACTTCTACAGCTTGAGCGGCTGTCGCGATCTGGTCTTCCACGTGCAGGAGCATCGTTACACGCCGCCGCAGCTCGGCGAATTGATCGCCGGGGCCGGGTTGAGGCTGGTCGGGTTCGAGGCGTCGCCCGAGGCGAGGGCGGCGTTCGCCGGGGCTTTCGGGCGGGCCGATCCGCTGGACCTCGGCCTGTGGGACCAACTGGAAGCGCGCCGGCCCGATCTGTTCGCCGGCATGTACCATCTGTGGGCGCAGAAGCCGGGCTAG
- a CDS encoding GNAT family N-acetyltransferase, producing the protein MDPRDKPEDDGLWERGVSFQISVHDGIADIGREAWDACARPTGDPFVSYDFLHACEASGSAAPQEGWAPRHLALRDEDNAVIGVMPLYLKGHSQGEYVFDHSWADAYERAGGRYYPKLLTAVPFTPATGPRFLNTPETDAATVRQALLQGALTLVERLGVSSLHVNFPTELEWTDMAQAGLLPRQDIQFIWRNDGYRTFDDFLAALSANRRKTIRRERRDAQADLDIRVLTGADITQAHWDAFFAFYMDTGDRKWGRPYLTRDFFSRVGATMSDRIALVMAFRDGTPIAGALNFIGRDALYGRQWGTLEEVPFLHFELCYYQAIEFAIARGLSRVEAGAQGEHKIARGYLPSPVYSAHFIADPALRGPVADYLRREGPAVEAQRLEMTEELSPFKNEN; encoded by the coding sequence ATGGATCCTCGGGACAAGCCCGAGGATGACGGACTTTGGGAGCGGGGCGTGAGTTTTCAGATCTCCGTCCACGACGGGATCGCCGATATCGGCCGCGAGGCCTGGGACGCCTGCGCGCGTCCCACCGGCGATCCCTTCGTCTCCTACGATTTTCTGCACGCCTGCGAAGCTTCGGGCAGCGCCGCCCCGCAGGAAGGCTGGGCGCCGCGTCATCTGGCCCTGAGGGACGAGGACAATGCCGTCATCGGCGTCATGCCTCTCTATCTGAAGGGCCACAGCCAGGGCGAATACGTCTTCGACCACAGCTGGGCCGACGCCTATGAGCGGGCCGGCGGCCGCTATTATCCCAAGCTGCTGACCGCCGTGCCCTTCACCCCGGCGACCGGGCCTCGCTTCCTCAACACCCCCGAAACGGACGCCGCGACGGTGCGGCAAGCCCTGCTTCAGGGCGCCCTGACCCTGGTCGAGCGGCTGGGGGTGTCGTCCCTGCACGTCAACTTCCCGACCGAGCTCGAGTGGACGGACATGGCGCAGGCCGGCCTTCTGCCGCGCCAGGACATCCAGTTCATCTGGCGCAATGACGGCTATCGGACCTTCGACGACTTCCTGGCCGCCCTGTCGGCCAACCGCCGCAAGACGATCCGCCGTGAACGCCGCGACGCCCAGGCCGATCTGGACATCCGCGTCCTGACCGGCGCCGACATCACCCAGGCCCACTGGGACGCCTTCTTCGCCTTCTATATGGACACGGGCGACCGCAAATGGGGGCGGCCCTATCTGACGCGGGACTTCTTCTCCCGGGTCGGCGCGACGATGTCCGACCGGATCGCCCTGGTCATGGCTTTCCGCGACGGGACGCCCATCGCCGGCGCCCTGAACTTCATCGGCCGCGACGCCCTGTACGGCCGCCAGTGGGGCACGCTGGAAGAGGTGCCCTTCCTGCATTTCGAACTCTGCTATTATCAGGCCATCGAGTTCGCCATCGCGCGGGGGCTCTCTCGCGTCGAGGCGGGCGCCCAGGGCGAGCACAAGATCGCGCGCGGCTACCTGCCCTCGCCGGTCTATTCGGCCCATTTCATCGCCGACCCCGCGCTGCGCGGCCCGGTGGCCGACTATCTGCGGCGGGAAGGCCCGGCCGTCGAGGCTCAAAGGCTGGAGATGACCGAGGAACTGTCGCCCTTCAAAAACGAAAACTGA